The window TGTATTCAAACCACATGGATCAGGTCGCAGAGCAGTTATCACGCGACACCTTTGCGCCGCCAAAACTGATCATCAAGCGTCATCCGGAATCGATTTTTGATTATAAATTTGAGGATTTTGAGATCGCAGATTACCAATTTCACCCGCATATTAAAGCGCCTGTCGCAGTCTAATCAGAGATTTCATCAGCATGTCATCCTTCACAATTATTGTTGCGACTGATCTCCAGCGCGGCATTGGCGTCAACAACACGCTGCCCTGGCATTTGCCAGAGGATTTGGCACATTTTAAAAATACCACCAGCGGTCACGCGATCGTGATGGGGCGAAAAACCTTTGATTCAATCGGCAGAGCCTTGCCAAACCGCCGCAATATTGTGATCTCTCGCAACCCAGCTTGGTCGCATGAGGGCGTTGAATGCGTTTCCTCATTAGAGGCAGCGCTGGCTTTGCTAAAAGATAAGACCCAAGATAACGCCAAAAATGAACAGGCGTTTATCATCGGCGGCGCAGAAATTTATCAACAAGCCTTACCGTTTGCAAATAAACTGATCATTACAGAAATACAACAAACTTTTAATTGTGACGCTTTTTTCCCCCTGATCGAAGCGCAGGAATGGACAAAGATCAGCAGCGAACAACATCATTCTGAGAAAAGCCAGCTGGATTATGCTTTTGTCACTTATCAAAGAAATAATTAAATCAGAAAAATACTCATGTCAGATTCAGAATTTCACGTCCACGGACCACACGACCACGAGTTAGAACATGCAGCCCATAGCAACGATAGTTTTGCGGGCAAAATTGCCGTCATGACTGCCATCATGGCGACCGTTGGCGCATTGTTTGGCTTTGAAGGCGGCGCTACGCAAAATGACGCAGCAATGTTTAAGAACGAAGCCGCGATCAAAAAAACCGAAGCCTCCAATCAATGGAACTTTTACCAGGCAAAATCGAGTAAACAGAACTTATCTGAACTAGCGATGGTCTTACCCGGCATTGATGTAGAGAAATATAAAGCCAAGGTCGCACGCTATGAAGTTGAAAAAGAAGAAATCAAGAAAAATGCAGAGAAATTAGAAGCAGAATCCTCAGAATGGGATAAGAAATCGGAAGAAGCTCTGCATCAGCATCATCGTTGGGCGCAAGCCATGACCGCTGTGCAAATTGCGATTTCTTTAGCGGCCATCACTCTGTTGACCAAGAAAAAGTGGTTACAATATGGTTCATATGGCGTTGCCGGAGTGGGCGTAATATTGGCAGGACTGGCCTGGTTGCATATCTGAGTAGTGAAGTAAAGCGTGGCGATAAAGAGTTACGATGAATAGTTACTGTCGCTGAGATACTTACAGGATACACAATGAAAAAAATACTACCCACTGCCCTACTTTTTCTGGCGACAGCATTGTCAGCACAGGCACAAACCTCCGAGTTTGCACAGTTAGTTCCCAGCACTTACCTACCGAAAGATGTAAATTTTTCACTCGGTGCTGCTGCCATATCTGCCCCCCGTTACACCGGATCCGATGAGCGTCGCGTATTTGCAGCACCGCTATTTGATGCACAATGGAGAAATGGCATATTCCTTAGCTCGATTTCTGGTCTTGGCTACAACTTCTCTAAAGATCCCAGCCTGCAATATGGTTTGAGAATGACCGTAGAAGCCGCTCGTGATGAATCCAAATCCAGCAAGCTCCGCGGCTTGGGCGATGTCGATTCAGCGATTGAGCCTGGTGCTTTCGTCAACTATGTGGTCAACCAAAATTATTCTTTAAGCTCATCCCTACGCTACGGCTCAGGCATAGATCACAACGGGGTACAACTTAGCTTGGGTGGGCGTGCAACAACCTCCCTCAACACGCATCACCGTTTATCCGCAAGTTTTGGTGCCAATTGGGCAAATACATCCTATATGCAATCTTATTTTGGGGTGACACCGACGCAATCTGCCAACAGCGGTTACACACCGTATGCGCCATCTGCTGGTTTTACCGATGTTAAAGTAGGTGCCAGCTGGAACTGGAATATTGATTCCAACTGGTCATTGACGACCGGTGCATCCGTTAAATATTTGACGGGCGATGCCAGCAAGAGTCCATTTGTATTTGAAAAAGCACCAATTACGATATTTTCTGCTGCCAGCTACCGCTTCTAAAACAGTTTGACTGCCTGCTTAGCAGA of the Undibacterium sp. 5I1 genome contains:
- a CDS encoding dihydrofolate reductase, with translation MSSFTIIVATDLQRGIGVNNTLPWHLPEDLAHFKNTTSGHAIVMGRKTFDSIGRALPNRRNIVISRNPAWSHEGVECVSSLEAALALLKDKTQDNAKNEQAFIIGGAEIYQQALPFANKLIITEIQQTFNCDAFFPLIEAQEWTKISSEQHHSEKSQLDYAFVTYQRNN
- a CDS encoding DUF4337 domain-containing protein, whose translation is MSDSEFHVHGPHDHELEHAAHSNDSFAGKIAVMTAIMATVGALFGFEGGATQNDAAMFKNEAAIKKTEASNQWNFYQAKSSKQNLSELAMVLPGIDVEKYKAKVARYEVEKEEIKKNAEKLEAESSEWDKKSEEALHQHHRWAQAMTAVQIAISLAAITLLTKKKWLQYGSYGVAGVGVILAGLAWLHI
- a CDS encoding MipA/OmpV family protein — encoded protein: MKKILPTALLFLATALSAQAQTSEFAQLVPSTYLPKDVNFSLGAAAISAPRYTGSDERRVFAAPLFDAQWRNGIFLSSISGLGYNFSKDPSLQYGLRMTVEAARDESKSSKLRGLGDVDSAIEPGAFVNYVVNQNYSLSSSLRYGSGIDHNGVQLSLGGRATTSLNTHHRLSASFGANWANTSYMQSYFGVTPTQSANSGYTPYAPSAGFTDVKVGASWNWNIDSNWSLTTGASVKYLTGDASKSPFVFEKAPITIFSAASYRF